A stretch of DNA from Terriglobales bacterium:
ATCGCCCTCTACTGCTGCCATGCGCTGCTTCTGCTGCGTCTGCTCGACGGTGGAAATGAGATCGCGGTACTTGGCGGCGCGCTCGTATTCTTCGGCCTGGGCAGCGCTTTCCATGCGCGCGCGCAGGGAAAGGGCGAGGTCCGTGGGCCGTCCTTCAAGGAACAGCCGGACGTCGCGCACGGATTCCTGATAGGCCTCGGGCGAAGTCAATCCCTTCACGCACGGTCCGAGGCAGCGGCGGATGTAGTACTGGAGGCAGGGGCGCGGATGGAAGCGCGTGAGGTCTACCTTGCAGGAGGGCACCAGAAAGTGGCGGTGAATCAGGTCTACGAGCCGGTGTGCCAGGCTGGCGGGAAAGTAAGGGCCGTAGTACATGCTACCGTCCTTGCGCAGGCGGCGGGTCACATAGACGCGCGGGTAGCGCTCGAATGCGGTGAGCTTGATGTAGGGATAGGTCTTGTCATCACGCAGCAAGATATTGAAGCGCGGCTTCTTCTGTTTGATGAGGTTGTTCTCGAGGGCCAGCGCCTCTTTTTCGTTGTCCACCAGGATGTATTCCAGGTCGGCAGCCTCGCGCAGCAGGGAACCCGTCTTGGCGTCGGCTGCTCCGCCCTCGGCGAAGTAGGTGCGGACGCGCGCGCGCAGATTCTTGGCCTTGCCGACGTAGATGACGTCGCCCTCGGCGTTCTTGTACAGATACACGCCGGGCGAAGCGGGCAGGCTCCGGATCTTGGCCTCAAAATCCATGGCGAAGCAAGGCAGTACCGGCGAAAGCCGCCGTACTGCCACAGGAAATTCTACCCCGGGGGATGCAACGGCCGTCCGAGGGCCCGGCATCCGAATGGGACTAGAATAGGGTCAGATGCGTCTGCACCTTACTCTCGCCCTGGTGCTGGGGATTTCCGGGCTGCTCTGGGCCCAGGAGACCGCGCCGACTTCTCCGCCATCAACAGGTTCTGAAGCGAAGGGGGAGGAGCAGAACACGGACGCCCAGAAGGCCGACGACGGCTCCACCCCGACCAAGAAGCAGCGCAAGCGGTTCAAGAATCCCCTGTCAGACCTCTGCATCCACGTGGGCGGCTCTCCTTGCTACGACGTCAGCAAGAAGAAACCGGAAGAGACGGGGCAGAAATCCGAAGAGAAGCCGCAGACTGCGCCCACCGGCGAATCCGTGCCACGCTCCGATTCCGGTGCCGAGGGCGAGTACAGCTCCAGCCGTGACACCCTGGCCATCATGAACGGCGTTGAAGGCAAGGAAGAGCCGACGGGGAAGAGCGAAGTCACGGAACTCAAGCACTATGACCCGCACCAAGCCGAGAAGGACATCGAGGTCGGCGAGTTTTATCTCAAGCGGAAGAACTACAAGGCTGCGATCTATCGCTTCCGCTCAGCGCTGGAGAACAAGCCGAACTACGCCCTGGCGATATTCCGGCTGGCGCAGGCCTTGGAGCCGACCGGCGAAGTCGAGGAAGCACGCGGGCTGTACGAGCGCTATTTGCAGATCCTGCCGAATGGCGAGCTGGCTGCGGAGGCGCACAAAGCCTTGGAGCGCTTGCAGCCCCGCCCGGAGAAGGCCGCTACTTCTCCACCCGCACAAACTCCCCGGTAGAGGCATTCACGTCCACGGTCAGCTTGGCGTCGCTGCGCGAGATGCCGTAGAGGACATGCCACATAAGCTGGTTCTTACGGACGTCCCAATCCAGGACGTAGCTGATCGGGTGGTCGGGCGTTTTCTTCAGAATAGCCGCCCCGCCGTGTTCCTGGGCCACGGCGAATGCCTTGTCGGTATCCACTTTCAGGAAGGCGATATCGAAGGGACGGGTCGACTGGTTCTGCGGGTTGAAAACGTCCTCCGCCCCGGGCGTGATGCCGCGGTCGGGTGCGCCTTCTGCAGTAACACCGGACCAGAGATAAGGCTTGGCAGCACGCCTCGCAACAGAGGCGAAGCTTGCCCGCCAGACCCCGGCCTTGCCTTCGGCGCTCGGAGCCCCCTGGATATACTCCGATTCCAGGCGGAAGGGCTGGGCGTCCGGCGCCCACTGGTGGGCGGTCACGTAGAGGCGCTGCAAGGCCACGCGGCCGGTATCGTACTCCGGGGGCTTGACCGCGGGCTTGGCCGGCGCCGTGGATGTCGGCTGTTCCTTGGGCGCTTCGGAAGAGCAACCGGCGATCATCGCGAATGTCAGGCCGAGCAAGACGAGTGTGCGCATGGCGTGCACCGTATAATGACCTCCCGTATGGGCGTAGACAGTACTTCATTCTAAACGACCGGATGCACACCGACCTTGCACAAGCGCTGAAGGCTATTGATTCGGCGACGCGCGACATGGCCCCAGGGCAGCTCGCGCGCCATCCGGAAGGAAAGTGGTCCCCGGCGCAGATTCTGGAACATCTCTCCATCACTTTCAGCTCGACCGCACGGATCCTGGACAAATGCCTGGAGAGTGGCGAAACCAGAGCCAGCGCACCGACCCTCTTTCACCGGCTGGCGGCTTTCCTGGTTACGGGTATCGGGTACTTTCCCGCCGGACGCCAGGCGCCGGAGTTCACACGACCGACGGGAGTGGCCGCGGAGCAGGCGATGCAGCAGATCCGAGAGAATCTCGTTGCGATGGACACAGCCCTTACGCGGTGCGAAGAACGCTTCGGGCTAAAGGTGAAGATCGCCAATCATCCGGTGATGGGACCCCTGAATGTAAGGCAATGGAGGCGGTTTCACCTGGTCCACACGCGCCACCACATGAAGCAGATCGAGGGCCTGCGCAGCCAGTAGGCCTCAATCCAGCCCGTAGGCGTGGATCTTGTTCAGCAGCGTCTTGTAGGAGATACCCAGCTGCTGCGCCGCAGCCGCCTTGTTCCACTTGCACTCTCGCAGGGTGGCCTCGATCTTGGCGCGCTCGACCGACTCGACGGCGCGCGACGACGCGCTGGCCAGTGATCCGCCCAGATCGCTGCTGCGCACAGCAGCCGCCCGGACATTGGCCGCCAGTCCCAGATCCGCGGCGGTGAGCTCGCTGTCGTTCAGGATGGAAGCGCGCTCCATAGCGTTCTGCAGCTCGCGCACGTTACCGGGCCAGCGATGGGCGCGCAGTGCGGCGACCGCATCCGGGGTGAATGCAAGCCGCGGCTTCCTGAGCTCCCTGCGGAAGCGTTCCAGGAAGTGCTCCGCGAGAATAAGAACGTCATCCCCGCGCTCCCGCAACGCTGGAATGCGGATGGGCACCACAGCCAGTCGGTAGTACAGGTCCTGGCGGAACTCACCTCGTGCGGCGGCCGACTCCAGGTCGCGGTTGGTGGCGGCAATCACACGAACTTCAACCTCGACGGTTGCGGTCCCGCCCAGACGGTCGATCACGTGTTCCTCGAGGACTCGAAGGAGCTTGGCTTGCGTACCCGCCGGTAATTCACCCACCTCATCAAGAAAGATAGTCCCCTCGTGGGCCAGTTCGAACTTGCCCGCGCGACGACGGTCGGCGCCGGTAAAGGCGCCGCGCTCATGCCCGAAAAGCTCGTTTTCCACCAACGCTTCTGGTATCGCAGCGCAGTTCAAGGCTATGAACGGCCGGTGGGCGCGCGGGCTGAGCTGGTGGATCGCGCGGGCAAACAGTTCCTTGCCGGTGCCGCTTTCACCCAGGAGCAAAATCGTGGTGGCGGTAGGCGCCGTGCGCTGCATCTCGCGCGCCGCGGCCAGCATCGCTGGATGTTCGCCGATGATGCGAGGAAAGGCGTAACGCCGGGCGTACTCCTCCTTCAAGACCACGTTCTCGCGAAGGATTTGCTGCCGCTCGACGGCGCGTGCCAGCAAGTGGCGAAGATGCTCCAGGTCGATGGGTTTCTGAATGAAATCGTAGGCGCCATCACGCATGGCGGCTACAGCCTCAGCGATGCCGCCGTAGGCGGTCATGATCACGACCGGCGTCGCAGGATCCGCTTCGAGCGTGGCTCGGAGGACGTCCATGCCCGAACCGGCGGGTAGCTTAAGGTCGGTGAGTACGGCCGAGAACCGGTACTGCCGCAGCCGGGCCAATGCTTCACTCAAGCCCGCCGCAGGTTCGACCCCATAGCCCATGCGGGTCAGGGCGGTCACCAGCATCTCACGCAGCTCAGTCTTGTCCTCGACCAGAAGAATGCGGTCCATAAAGGAAAAGCCCCCGTCGCCGGGGGCTCAAGAAATCATGTGCGGCTACTCGCCCCAGGAGGCGGGCAGCCCGGCCTTGCGTAACTCTTCGCGCATGTCTTCCAGCTTCTGCTTGGCGTCCGCGATCCGCTGCTTCTTTTCAGCTGTGTCCGCTTGGTACTTACGGTCGTCGGCGGCGTACTTGGCCTCGTCCCGCAGGCGGTTGCCGGCATCCGCGTAATACGTCGCAGCGCGCAGCTTGTTCTCGCGCTCCAGGACGTCTAATTCACGCTCGAGCAGGGCGATGGCGTCTTTCTGTTCGCTGAAGCGCTTTTTCCACTCCGCTTCCTGCTGGGCTTGGTCATCGGCTGAGGGAGCGGCCTCCGCGGCACCGGCCCCAGGCGCTGCGGATTCGCGAGATGTGGACGCTTCCGGGGTGGCTCCCACTTCGCTGATGGTGGTGGTGGTGGGCAGGTTCTCGTTGGTATAGACCTTGGCGGAGGGCGCCGACGGGCGCTTCTTCTGCCGCTGCTCGCGAGCCAACTCGCCCAAGGATTGCTGCGCCAGGGCGCTGCCCGCCAACAGAGCGGCCACTGACAAACTCAATAGAATCCGTTTCATAGCGGCACCTTGGATCCGCGGAACAAGAGGTGAACACGCCCCTCCCCGCGAAACTACCTCATTCTACTCTGATGAGGCCGACGGGGGCAGAGGTTTTCCGGCCGGAAACGAGAGGGTAAACGTGCTTCCCGAGGCGTCACTGGCGACGGCAATCGCGCCCCCATGCTGAGTCACAATACGATGCACCAGTGCAAGGCCCAACCCCGTGCCCCCGGACTTGGTGGTGAAGAAAGGAATGAAGATGTGCCCCAGGTCCTTGGCGGGAATGCCGCCGCCGTTATCGTGCAGGACGACGCGCGCCTGCTGCGCGTCGGCCTGGCCGGTGACTTCCACCCTGACCGGGACGCCATCCTTCCCCGACTCAGCGCTGTTGCGCAGCAGATTGCTGAATGCCTGGCGCAACGCCGTGCGGTCGCCCACCAGGGAGAACCCGGCCGGCAATGTCATTCGGAGCTCGATGGGGCATTCGCGGGCACATTCTTCCAGCAGCTGGCAGAGGTCGATGGGCTCCGGTTCGAGCTTCTGAGGCCGCGCGAAGTTCAGAAAGTCGGTTACGATGCGCGTCAGGCTGCTGGTCTCGGAGACGATCTTGGAGGCAAACTGGCGGACGGTTTCGGAATCATTCTCGGCGGTGAGCATCTGGGCGTAGCCGGAGATGGTTGCCAGCGAGTTCTTGAACTCATGGGCGATACCGCCGGACATCTCGCCCAGTGAGGCCAGGTTTTCCCTGAGCCGCATCTGGCGGGCCAAACCGGTGATTTCGGTGAGGTCGCTCACCAGGCAGGCCGCGCCCAGCAGTTCGTCGGTGGACCCGCGGACGGGCGAAAGCGTGATTCCGAGTACGCGGCTTTCGCCCGCCGGAGTGGTGTAATCGGCCTCCAGGCGGCGAAAGGACTGGCCGCTTCCGAGAGCGGCATCCAGGGCCCCTAGCAGCGACTGGTTGGAGGGCTCCGCTCCTCCGGTTTCCTCGCGCAGCGCACTCACACCGCGGAAGAGGTCACGAGCGTGCAATCCCGTTGGAGAGGCGTAGCCGAGGATGCCACGTGCGGCTTCGTTCGCCTGGCGAACCGTGCCGGCCGGACCGAAGAGAAGCACCCCGCTGGTCAGATTCGAGAGGACAGCGGCGCTCACCGTCTCTGCTGCCTGAAAGCGTTCGCGCTCCGCCTGCCGCAGGCGTTCCAGCTCCTTCTCCTGTTCCTTCAGCCGCTGGATCACGCCTTGGACCGCAGCGGCAGCAAAGGCGTCGCTCTCGGTTGCCGGTCTTGCCGGCAGCGCCGACTCGCGGGTGCCCACGGCGCCGCGGCGGAAATGGAGGACCAGCCAGGTGGCGAGGACGACCAACACGGCCAGCGCGAGGGTCGCCAGGACAAGCGTCAGGATCAGTGGGTTGTCGACCAGCCTCACGAATAGCGTCCCGTGTACCAGCGCAGGAAAGCATGACCCAGAAAAACGGCCACCAAAGCCATGCTTCCCAGGAAGACGCCAAAGGGCATTTCATAGTGGCGATACACCAGTTTGGCGGATCGCCATGCCCGACGGCGGGCGGCGGCGGCCGGTTCGCGGCCGCGAGCGACGATGCGACGGAAGCGCCGTACCCAAACCGCCACCACGGTAGCAAGTCCGAACAGGGAACCCGCAAGCGAGGCGGCGAACAGGGTGAGGATGGTGAGGTGCACTCCCAGAAAAGCGCCGATCATCCCCATCAGCTTGACGTCCCCGAAGCCCATGCCCTCCACGCCACGAGCGCGCAGGTATAGCGCTCCGGCCCCGTAGATGAAGGAAGCGCCTACGGCCGCACCCAGTAGCGAGTCGGCCAGCGAGCGCAGGCGCCAGGCCAGCTCCAGATCGAATCCCGCGGGCAGCAGGTCGGGCAGTAGCCAGCCGACCAGGCCACCTACTGGAACGAAGAGGCTGAAGAGGAATCCGAGTGCCATGCCCGGCAGGGTCAGCTTGTCCGGGAGCAGCTTGGTTTCCGCGTCAGTGAAAATCAGTCCCAGCAGCAGGAATCCGAATACGCAGTACTTCAGTGTCGCGAGCGATAGCCCAAAGGTGAAGTAGCACATCAGGAAGAGCAACGCCGTCAACAGTTCGACCACCGCGTAGCGGGGAGAGATGCGCGCTCGGCAGTGGCGGCAGCGGCCACCGAGCAGAATCCAGCTCAGTACGGGGATGTTGTCGCGGGCGCCGATGGCTGCACTGCACGCCGGGCAGGCCGACCGCGGGCGCACCACCGATAACCCGCGCGGCAACCGGTGAATACACACGTTGAGAAAGCTGCCGAAAGCCAGTCCCAGGAAAAACAGGAAGACGGGGAACAGGTATTCGAAGGCCTCGGTCACGCGTGGCTCATCATTCTTGACGGTTGCGCTGATTATACGTCGGAAGAGCGAGTCTCCGGACCGGCTTGACTACGGCCGGGCGTCCGCCAGACGCAAGAGGTCGCCCGGGAATACCAGAGCATTATCCATGCGAGGCGGGAGATGGCCGGTCCAGTGCATAGTGCCGCGGCGTACCAGACGTGTTTGCGGTGCATGGTGACGCCAACCGGCGGGAGTCTCCTCACGGATACGAAGTGCGTAAGCGTTAGTTGTGCCCGGCTCCTCCTGCTTCCATTCGTACAGCCCGCCTTCCAGGTCCTCCGACAGCGCTTCCGTGGGCAGGAGACAAAGCACCCACTCGCCGGTGGCAGCTTCGAGAAACGGGCCGTCGCTTGGCTTGAGGACTACCGCGCCGAACTGGCGCGCAATCTCCAAGGTGCCGTCGGTAGAGCCATGGTCTACGACCAGGATCTCATTGCAGGGCCGCAGCGACTCCAGGGCACGGCCGAGAAGCCGCTCGTCGTTTTGCGTGTGCAGGATGGCCGTGAGAGTGAGCATGCGGGCGGGAACCGGCCAGATTCTACGCCATGGACAACGCGGGACCCGGTCCGCCTGGGTCCCGCGCCGAAGTGAGAGGGCTACTCGTCGTATTCGGTAGCGGCAGCTTGGCGTACGCTGCGCCCCACCGGGACGACGCTGACCGAGTCCTGCAGATGGAAGGTCATCACCGTTTCGGACGGGATCTTGATCTGCTCGCCCTTGGTGACCGCCTGGACTCCAGTGCCGGCGCCCGCGCCCACACCCGCACCGATGGCTGCGCCTTTGCCGCCACCAGCGATCCCTCCGATGATGGCGCCCAGCGCGGCTCCGCCGCCGATAGTGGCCGCGGTGCGCTTGCCGCGCGAACTGCCCTGGCGCGTGAACTGATCAGTTTGCAGCGCATAGGATTTGCCGTTGACGGTCAGGCGCGTCATTTCCAGGGCGATTTCCGAGCGGCCCTTGAAGTGCCCGGCGCTCTTGGCTTCCACGATGCGACCCTCAACGTCGGCCCCTTTGGGGACCACGACGCGGTCTTCATGGACCAGCGGGTGCTCGAGGGTGGCACGGATCACGTCACCGACCTGATTGCGTTCCGAGTCGATCGCATCGATCAGGCGGATCACCATCGTCGTGCCGGCCTCCAGGGTAACGGGCTCCGGCGGCCTGGGAGCGGCCGGCTGAGCCGGAGCGCTGGCAGGTTGTGCGGGAGTAGGTGTTGCGCTACGAGCCGAAGCGGCACGCGCAGTGGTACGCGCCGCCGGGCGAGCGGTCGGCTGCGGCATGGCCGGTTCCTCTGCGGGCACGGCTGGAACTGCCGCCTCCGCCACGGCCAGGTTGTTCACTACCGTCTTGACGCCCTCGATTTGGGCGGCGTCGTTCGCGGCCGCGGCACGTTCCATGTCGCTGGCGACCGTCCCTGTCAAGGTCACCGTGCCGTTGTTGGCGCTCACCTGGATCTGCTTGGTTGTGATGGCCGGGTCGGCGAACAGCTTGGCCTGCACGTCTCCCACGATTTGAGCATCCGTACGGCCGCGCGTACAGCCGACCGCCAGCCCTATCGTCAAAATCATTAAAACCGCAATGTATGCCTTGCCCCTGGACTTCATGCGATTGCCCTCTCTGGATAGATAACTGGTCGACTCCTTAGGTTAGATGCACTCGTGCGTCTTCAGGACAACCCCTTTGTTGTAAACCCGAATCCTAGCAGCGAGTTGCTGTGGCAACCCAGCCGTGCGCGAAGTAGTTATCGGACCTTTGCTTCGGGGCCTGGCTGTGGTACAAGAATGTCCCTTTTGGGGTCGGGACCATGAACATCCGCGTCGAGCGATCCGAAGTGAACCCGGAAGACGGGCGCTGCCAGTACTACGTGTCGTTGCAGCCACACGTCAGGCGAGACGACGTAGACGTGCAGATCCGTATCCCGGTGGAGGTGGCGCTATCCGTCTCTGAAACCGGCGACCTGGCCGACCTTTCCTTTGAGGTTCCCAAGAAATACCGCACGCAGCAGGCGCTCTCCCTGATCAGCAGGGCGGGCAAGGCGGCCCGGGAAACCCAAGCCCCGGTCAGCTACGTCGACCCGCGGGTATTCATTTCCGTGCCCGGGTTCAACGGGGATGCGGTGTTCAAGGCAGCGGCCAACCTGGAACTCGACGCCGCCGGGCGCATTATCGGCGTGGAAGTCCACTAGCTACGAAGCCAGGGGCGTGCCGGCACGAGCGGCCTCGCGCGCGCGTCGCACGTCGTCCATCCCGCCCATCACAATAATGACGTCTCCGCTGCGAACTTTGCGGTCGTCGGCGGGGTTGGGAACGAACTGCGGGCCCTCCCCGTCGGCGGTCCGGATGGCCAGCGGCAGCAGGTTGTAGTCCGCGCGCAGATTCAGCTGGACTATCTTCTTCCCGACCCAGGGCGAGGTGCCCTCGACTGCGATCTCCTCGATCCGCAAGGTGCGGGACTGCTCCTTGAGCATGATGTCCAGGAAGCTCACCACGTGCGGGCGAAGCACTTCGCTGGCCAGGCGCAATCCCCCGATGTGATCGGGCGAAACGGTGGCGTTGGCGCCGGCCTTCAGAATGCGCTCGGAGAACTTCAGGTCGGTGCAGCGAGCTACGATGCGCAATCCGGCGTTCTTCTGCCGCGCCATCACCGTGATGACCAGGTTCTCCTTCTCGAAGGGCAGGGCGGCGATCAAGCCGCGCGCGCGCTCGATGCCAGCCGCATCCAGCACCGCTTCGTCGGTGGCGTCGCCCAGCAAGTAGAGCATGTCGCCGAAGGCATCGCCGTGGTGTTCCAGGAAGTGCTTGGCGTGCTCCTCCTGGTGCTCGATGACGACGTAGGGCGTGCCCGTCTTCTGGAGCTCCTCGACGACGTGGCGGCCCGTGTCTCCCAAGCCGCAAACGATGTAGTGTTCCTTGAGTTCGCCGATCCGTTTCAGCATCTTGCGTCTCCAGAAGATTCTACTGATGTCGCCTTCCACCAGGAACGCCGTCACCACCGAGAACACGTAGAGAGTCACGGCTACGCCGATGACGACCACGAAAATGTTGAATAGGCGCAAGGCGGGGACTCCGCTGGTGTCCACGAACTCGCCATAACCGACCCCGGCCAGAGTGATCACCGCCATGTATACGGCGTCCAGCAGCGAGACCGACGTTCCGCCCATGATGCGATACCCGGCCACCGCGGCCGCCGTGGTGACCACCAGGACGATCAGCGCGAGCCCGAGTCTGCGGCGGAGGTCCATACGCGTGCTTGTGGATGGCTCAGTTGCAGGGCAGAATCGCGCCGGATTGTAGCACGCACATCCACGGCCATTGTGACGCTGGTCGGCTAGAATGCGTCCACGGAGGGCTCTTGCCTCAGTTCGTTCCCGACCCGCAAGTGTGGCAGGCAGCAAGAGACCTCAGCGTCTTCGTGCTGGCGGGCGGCCGAAGCACGCGGATGGGGCAAGACAAGGCCCTCCTGGAACTGAAAGGGAAGACGCTGCTGGTGCGTGCTTTGGAACTGGCCCGGACGATTAGCCCGAATCTCGCGATCGTGGGCCCGGCGCATCTGTACCAGACTCAGGGTCGCGTGGTCGAAGATATCCTTCCCGGCCATGGGCCGCTGGGCGGCATCCACGCCGCCCTCTCCTCCAGCGCGAACGCACTCAACCTGATTCTGGGAGTGGACCTGCCCTTCGTGGAGCCCGGTTTCCTCCAGTACCTCGTGCAACAGGCTGGCCAAAGCGACGCCGTGGTGATTGTGCCTCGAACGGGCAGCGGCTTCCAGCCGCTGTGCGCCGTGTATCGCCGGCAGTTTCGCGAGGTCGCGCAAGCGGCGCTGGAGAAGGATGAGAACAAGATTGACGCGCTGTTCGGCCGCGTTTCCACCCGCATCGTGGACGAGGCAGAAATGGCCCGATTTGCCTTTGACCCGGCGATGTTCCAGAATCTCAACACGCGCGAGGATTTCGAGGTCGCGCAGGCGCGACTTCGCGCCGCCCGGTCCGGCCCATGACGCAGGAGCGCATCCCTTACATCGAGTTTCGTGACGTCTCGAAAGCGTTCGGCGAACACGTGGTCCTAGACCACGTGAGCTTCAACGTCTACCCGGCGGAGACGGTGTGCATCATCGGGCGCAGCGGAGTGGGCAAGTCCGTTTCCCTGCACCACATCATGGGTTTCCTCAAGCCGGATTCGGGGCGGGTGATGGTCGCCTTTGAGGACATCACCGATCACCCGGAAGCGGAGTTGGAACGCATCCGCAAGAAGGTCACCATGGTGTTCCAGAACGGCGCGCTGTTCGACTCGCTCACGGTGGGCGAGAACGTCGCCTTCCCGCTGCGTGAACGTCGCGACCTGGACGAGGAGCAGATTTATCAGATCGTCGATGGATTGCTGGACATGGTCGGCGTCCGGGAAATGCGTGACCTGATTCCTTCCGACCTGTCCACCGGAATGAAGCGCTCGGTGGCCATCGCACGCGCTCTGGCCGCGCAGCCGGAATGCATCCTGTACGACGAACCCACCACCCAGGTGGATCCGCTCATGGCCCAACTCCTGGGCGACCTCATCAAGAAGCTCAAGTACCAGCTCAAGCTGACCTCGATCGTGGTGACCCACGACATGCGCCTGGCCCGCAAGCTGGCGGACCGCATTGTCTTTCTGCATGAGGCCAAGGTCCACTTTTTCGGCACGCCGCAGCAAATGGATGCTTCGGAAGATGCGGTTGTGCAGCAGTTCCTCAGGCTGGATGAGTTGGTGATCGCCTAGAAGCCTTCCCGAACCAGCCGCTCTAACGTGATCTCTCCGGGAACATCCTCACCCTGCAGCATCTTTTCCGCATACTTGGCGAGGATGTCCACCTCGAGGTTGAGGGCGTCTCCCGGATGCAGGGAAACCAGGTTGGTGGCTTCGACGGTGTGCGGAATGATGGCGCAGGTCACGGTAGTGCCTTCGATGCGAGCTACCGTCAGGCTGATACCCTCGATAGCGATGGAGCCCTTGAACACGACGTATTTCGCGAGTTGCGGTGGAATTTCCACCTGCAGCCAGTAATCGTCCCCGCCCTCGACCGGTGTGAGCGCGACGAACTTGGCGACGCCGTCCACGTGGCCCTGGACCACGTGGCCGCCCATGCGTCCGTCGGCCGGCATGGGCAGCTCCAGGTTCACGCGCGCCCCGGTTGCGATGCGCCCGAAGGAAGTGCGGGCCACGGTTTCTGCCGCGAGATCGGCGCTGAACGAGCCGGGCGTGATCTCCACGGCCGTCAGGCACACGCCGCTGACAGCGACACTGTCGCCCTTCTTCAGTTCGCGGCTGGCGGCCGGGGCTTCCACCGTAATACGGGAATGGACAGCGTCCTTGCGGCCCGCGATTCGCTGCACGCCGGCTACGCGCCCGACTTCTTCGATGATGCCAGTGAACATCAGAGCCCCTCGTAGGGATCGCGCAGGTAGCCTTCGACGGCGAAATCCTCGCCGAAGCGGTGTACGGTGAGCATCCGGATGTGTGCGGCCTCGCTCATGCGCCGGAAGCCCGCGCCGCTGGCGAAGGGGACCGAGCCGGTTCCGGCCAGAATCTTGGGGGCGTAGTAGAGAAAAACCTTGTCCACCACTCCGGAGGCGAGCGCGGTCCAGTTCACCAGCGCGCCGCCCTCGATCAGCACGCTGGTAATCTCGATTTCACCGAGCTTCTCCATGGCTCTGCGGAGGTCGGGGCGGCCGTCGGAGGCGCCCAGCGGCACCTGCTCCACGCGGATGCCGAGTTCTTCCAGCCGCTTCTTCTTCTTCTCTTCGGCGAACGAGCAGAACACCAGCACGTCGTTCTTGGCGGTCTTGGCGATGCGTGATTCATCGGAAAGCCGCAGACGCGAGTCCAGGATCACACGCAGGAGCGGCCTCCGCCGTGGGCGGCCAGTGCGGTCGGTGAGCAGGGGATCATCGGCGATGATGGTGCCCACGCCCACCATGATGGCATCCATGGAGTGGCGCAGTTCCTGCACGTG
This window harbors:
- a CDS encoding tetratricopeptide repeat protein, whose amino-acid sequence is MRLHLTLALVLGISGLLWAQETAPTSPPSTGSEAKGEEQNTDAQKADDGSTPTKKQRKRFKNPLSDLCIHVGGSPCYDVSKKKPEETGQKSEEKPQTAPTGESVPRSDSGAEGEYSSSRDTLAIMNGVEGKEEPTGKSEVTELKHYDPHQAEKDIEVGEFYLKRKNYKAAIYRFRSALENKPNYALAIFRLAQALEPTGEVEEARGLYERYLQILPNGELAAEAHKALERLQPRPEKAATSPPAQTPR
- a CDS encoding DinB family protein, which encodes MHTDLAQALKAIDSATRDMAPGQLARHPEGKWSPAQILEHLSITFSSTARILDKCLESGETRASAPTLFHRLAAFLVTGIGYFPAGRQAPEFTRPTGVAAEQAMQQIRENLVAMDTALTRCEERFGLKVKIANHPVMGPLNVRQWRRFHLVHTRHHMKQIEGLRSQ
- a CDS encoding sigma-54 dependent transcriptional regulator is translated as MDRILLVEDKTELREMLVTALTRMGYGVEPAAGLSEALARLRQYRFSAVLTDLKLPAGSGMDVLRATLEADPATPVVIMTAYGGIAEAVAAMRDGAYDFIQKPIDLEHLRHLLARAVERQQILRENVVLKEEYARRYAFPRIIGEHPAMLAAAREMQRTAPTATTILLLGESGTGKELFARAIHQLSPRAHRPFIALNCAAIPEALVENELFGHERGAFTGADRRRAGKFELAHEGTIFLDEVGELPAGTQAKLLRVLEEHVIDRLGGTATVEVEVRVIAATNRDLESAAARGEFRQDLYYRLAVVPIRIPALRERGDDVLILAEHFLERFRRELRKPRLAFTPDAVAALRAHRWPGNVRELQNAMERASILNDSELTAADLGLAANVRAAAVRSSDLGGSLASASSRAVESVERAKIEATLRECKWNKAAAAQQLGISYKTLLNKIHAYGLD
- a CDS encoding ATP-binding protein; translated protein: MRLVDNPLILTLVLATLALAVLVVLATWLVLHFRRGAVGTRESALPARPATESDAFAAAAVQGVIQRLKEQEKELERLRQAERERFQAAETVSAAVLSNLTSGVLLFGPAGTVRQANEAARGILGYASPTGLHARDLFRGVSALREETGGAEPSNQSLLGALDAALGSGQSFRRLEADYTTPAGESRVLGITLSPVRGSTDELLGAACLVSDLTEITGLARQMRLRENLASLGEMSGGIAHEFKNSLATISGYAQMLTAENDSETVRQFASKIVSETSSLTRIVTDFLNFARPQKLEPEPIDLCQLLEECARECPIELRMTLPAGFSLVGDRTALRQAFSNLLRNSAESGKDGVPVRVEVTGQADAQQARVVLHDNGGGIPAKDLGHIFIPFFTTKSGGTGLGLALVHRIVTQHGGAIAVASDASGSTFTLSFPAGKPLPPSASSE
- a CDS encoding prepilin peptidase, with amino-acid sequence MTEAFEYLFPVFLFFLGLAFGSFLNVCIHRLPRGLSVVRPRSACPACSAAIGARDNIPVLSWILLGGRCRHCRARISPRYAVVELLTALLFLMCYFTFGLSLATLKYCVFGFLLLGLIFTDAETKLLPDKLTLPGMALGFLFSLFVPVGGLVGWLLPDLLPAGFDLELAWRLRSLADSLLGAAVGASFIYGAGALYLRARGVEGMGFGDVKLMGMIGAFLGVHLTILTLFAASLAGSLFGLATVVAVWVRRFRRIVARGREPAAAARRRAWRSAKLVYRHYEMPFGVFLGSMALVAVFLGHAFLRWYTGRYS
- a CDS encoding glycosyltransferase, producing the protein MLTLTAILHTQNDERLLGRALESLRPCNEILVVDHGSTDGTLEIARQFGAVVLKPSDGPFLEAATGEWVLCLLPTEALSEDLEGGLYEWKQEEPGTTNAYALRIREETPAGWRHHAPQTRLVRRGTMHWTGHLPPRMDNALVFPGDLLRLADARP
- a CDS encoding BON domain-containing protein; its protein translation is MILTIGLAVGCTRGRTDAQIVGDVQAKLFADPAITTKQIQVSANNGTVTLTGTVASDMERAAAANDAAQIEGVKTVVNNLAVAEAAVPAVPAEEPAMPQPTARPAARTTARAASARSATPTPAQPASAPAQPAAPRPPEPVTLEAGTTMVIRLIDAIDSERNQVGDVIRATLEHPLVHEDRVVVPKGADVEGRIVEAKSAGHFKGRSEIALEMTRLTVNGKSYALQTDQFTRQGSSRGKRTAATIGGGAALGAIIGGIAGGGKGAAIGAGVGAGAGTGVQAVTKGEQIKIPSETVMTFHLQDSVSVVPVGRSVRQAAATEYDE
- a CDS encoding potassium channel protein, which gives rise to MDLRRRLGLALIVLVVTTAAAVAGYRIMGGTSVSLLDAVYMAVITLAGVGYGEFVDTSGVPALRLFNIFVVVIGVAVTLYVFSVVTAFLVEGDISRIFWRRKMLKRIGELKEHYIVCGLGDTGRHVVEELQKTGTPYVVIEHQEEHAKHFLEHHGDAFGDMLYLLGDATDEAVLDAAGIERARGLIAALPFEKENLVITVMARQKNAGLRIVARCTDLKFSERILKAGANATVSPDHIGGLRLASEVLRPHVVSFLDIMLKEQSRTLRIEEIAVEGTSPWVGKKIVQLNLRADYNLLPLAIRTADGEGPQFVPNPADDRKVRSGDVIIVMGGMDDVRRAREAARAGTPLAS